The following is a genomic window from Nocardioides thalensis.
TCGGTGAGGCCGACCACCTCGAGCGCCTCGGCGACCGCGGCGCGGTCGGCACGTCCGAGCGGGCGCAGGAGGCGCCGTCGGGTGAGGCGCCCGGCCGCCACCACCTCACCGACCGAGGCGGGTACGCCGGACGCGGCCGTCGCGCGCTGGGGCACGAAGCCGATGCGGTGCCAGTCGCCGAAGTCGCCGAGCGGGGTGCCGAACAGCCGCACCTCGCCGTCGGTGACCGGACGCAGCCCGACGAGGGACCGGACCAGCGTCGACTTCCCGGACCCGTTCGCGCCCATGAGCGCGACGAATTCGCCGGTCGCCACCGTGAGGTCGACCTGACGCAGCACAGGACGGCCGCCGATGGCGACCGTCCCGTTGCTAATGCTGACTGCTACTGACACGCGTTCGCCGTCCGGATGGCCTCGAGGTTGGACTCCATCAGGGAAAGGTAGTCCTCCTCCGCGGTGGCGTCGGTGAGACCCTCCACCGGGTCGAGCACGGCCTCGGTCAGGTCGAGGTCGGCGGCGAGGCCCTCGCCGAGGGCCGGCTCGAGCGGCTCGCTGAACACCGTCGTGATGCCCTCCGTCCGGATCAGGTCCTCGAGCTCCCCGAGGACGGCCGCAGTCGGCTCGGCATCGGGCGAGAGGCCGACGATCGGGGCGATGTGGAGGTCGTACTTCTCCAAGTACCCGAAGGCGTCGTGCGACACCACGATCGTGTCACGCTCGCAGTCGGCGAGGCCAGTGGTGAACGCGGCGTCGAGATCCTCGAGGTCGGCGCGCAGGGCGGCGGCGTTCGCCTCGTAGTCGTCGGCGTGCTCGGAGTCGAGGTCGGCGAGCTCAGCGGCCACGGCGTCGGCGAGGTCGGCCACGCGCAGCGGGTCCTGCCAGAAGTGCGGGTCGACGTCGCCGTGGTCGTGGCCGTCCTCCTCGGCGTGCTCGTCCTCGGCGTGCTCGTCCTCGGTGTGCTCGTCCTCGGCGTGCTCGTCCTCGGCGTGCTCGTCCTCGGTGTGCTCCTCCTCGCCGTGCTCCTCGTGCTCCTCGGCCGTCTCCTCGACGGCCATCAGGTCGACGACGGAGGCGGCGTCCAGCGCCACCCCTTCGGCGTTCTGCTCGACGGCGTCGTCGACGGCCGGCTGGAAGCCCTCCTCGTAGACCACGAGGTCGGCCTCGCTGATCTCGGCGGTCTCGCTGATCGAGAGCTCCAGGTCGTGCGGCTCCGTCCCCGGCTGGGTGAGCTGGACGACGTCGGCGTGCTCGCCGGCGACCCGCTCGGCCACGAACTGGAGCGGGTAGAAGGCGGCGGCGACGGTGAGCTCCCCGTCGTCCGTGGCGCTCTCGTCGCTGAAGGCGGAGCACCCCGAGGCGACGAGGGCGAGAGCGGGGAGTGCGAGGACGGCACGAGAGAAGCGCATGAGAATCATTCTCATTCGGGATCGGCCACCGGTCAAATCGGTGTCAGTAGGCTGCGGCCGTGCTCGTCGTCAACCGCTTCCGCGCGCCCTCCGACACCGCCGCCGCCGGTGCGCTGCGCGACGACCTCGCGGCGGCGCACGCGCTGCTCGCGAGCAAGCCGGGGTACGTCGAGGGCCACGTCGGCCGCAACCTCGACGAACCCGACCTGTGGGTGCTCAGCACCCGCTGGGAGAGTGTGGGCGCCTACCGCAGGGCGCTGTCGGCGTACGACGTGAAGCTGGCCGCGGTGCCGACGCTGAGCCGCGCGATCGACGAGCCGAGCGCCTACGAGCTGGTGGAGCCGAACTCGGTTCTGAACGTCGCGGAGCCTCGCGTAACCTGAGCGGCGCCTCTCCGGCAGCCAGCCAGGGGTTCTCGAGACGGTCGCTGGGCGACCTCCTCGACCACCGATCGCAGCAAAGGAAGTCTCCGTGGCCAAGCCGCCAGCGTCCACCGTCGACACCGTCGTCTCCCTCGCCAAGCGCCGGGGATTCGTCTACCCGTGCGGCGAGATCTACGGCGGCACCCGCTCCGCCTGGGACTACGGCCCGCTCGGCGTGGAGCTGAAGGACAACATCAAGCGCCAGTGGTGGAAGTCCATGGTCCAGGCCCGCGAGGACGTCGTCGGCCTCGACTCCTCCATCATCCTGCCCCGCGAGACCTGGGTCGCGTCGGGCCACGTCGGCACGTTCACCGACCCGCTGACCGAGTGCCAGTCGTGCCACAAGCGCTTCCGCGAGGACCACCTCCAGGAGGACTACGCGGCCAAGAAGGGCATCGAGGACCCCGACACGGTCAACATCAACGAGTCGGTCGCCTGCCCCAACTGCGGCACCCGCGGCGCGTGGACCGAGGCCCGCGACTTCCAGATGATGCTCAAGACCTACCTCGGCGTCATCGAGGACGAGTCGGGCCTGCACTACCTGCGTCCCGAGACCGCGCAGGGCATCTTCCTCAACTTCGCCAACATCGTGACCAGCCAGCGGATGAAGCCCCCGTTCGGCATCGCCCAGATCGGCAAGAGCTTCCGCAACGAGATCACGCCGGGCAACTTCATCTTCCGCACCCGCGAGTTCGAGCAGATGGAGATGGAGTTCTTCGTCAAGCCGGGCGAGGACGAGGAGTGGCACCAGTACTGGATCGACGAGCGCACCCGCTGGTACACCGACCTCGGCATCAACCCCGACAACCTGCGACACTTCGAGCACCCGAAGGAGAAGCTGTCGCACTACTCCACGCGCACCGTGGACATCGAGTACCGCTTCAACTTCGCCGGCTCCGAGTGGGGCGAGCTCGAGGGCATCGCCAACCGCACCGACTTCGACCTGTCGACCCACTCGAAGCACTCCGGCGCCGACCTGCGCTACTACGACCAGGCGGCCGACGAGCGCTACACGCCGTACGTCATCGAGCCGGCGGCCGGCCTCTCGCGCAGCCTGATGACGTTCCTCGTCGACGCCTACTCCGAGGACGAGGCGCCCAACACCAAGGGCGGCGTCGACAAGCGCACCGTGCTGCGGCTCGACCCGCGCCTGGCCCCGGTCAAGGTCGCCGTGCTCCCGCTCTCGCGCAACGCCGACCTCACGCCCAAGGCGAAGGCCGTCGCCACCGAGCTGCGAGCCAATTGGAACGTCGACTTCGACGACTCCGGTGCGATCGGCCGCCGCTACCGCCGCCAGGACGAGATCGGTACGCCGTACTGCGTCACCGTCGACTTCGAGACCCTCGACGACCATGCGGTCACGGTGCGCGAGCGCGACACGATGCAGCAGGAGCGGGTGGCGCTCGACCAGCTCACGTCGTACTTCGCGACACGGTTGGTCGGCTGCTGAAGCCGCATCTGACTGCAACAATGGGTCGCATGAGGACGACCACCCTGGCGCGACGCTGCGCGACCCTCCTCGCCGCACCGGTGCTCGCGGCGAGCCTCGTCGCGTGCGGCGGGTCGGAGGAGGAGCCGGGCGACGACGCGAGCGCGTCGTCGGACGCGTCGGGGTCTGCCGGTCCGTCGGAGGCGGTCGACCCGACGGCGTCGGCCTACCTCTCGGTCGGGCCCGGCGTGGAGCTCACCGAGCCCGGCACGACCCTGCGCTTCGGCCAGCCCGCCGTGATCGCTTGGCAGCCCAAGCAGGACCGCACCGCGGCGCTGCGGGTCACCGTCGACCGCGTCGACCGCACCTCGTTCAAGGAGTCCTTCCAGGGCTGGATCATCACCGACGAGATGGAGGGGCAGACCCCGCTCTTCGTGCGGCTCTCGGTGGCCAACCGCGGCGAGGTCAACGTCGGCGGCGAGCCGGTGCCGATCGCGGTGATCGACGACAAGGGCGTGCGCGTCCAGCCGACGACCGCCGCCGAGAAGGAGTTCGTGCCGTGCCCGGGCGGGGCGCTGCCGAAGAAGTTCGGCCCGGGGGCGAAGGCCGACCTCTGCCTGCTGTACCTGCTCGCCCCCGGTGCCAGCTTCGACTCCGTCGGCTTCCTGCCCGTCGACAGCGACGCGCAGCCGGTCGGCGAGGCGATCACCTGGGAGGGCCGGTTGACGCCGATCGACGACGGCAA
Proteins encoded in this region:
- a CDS encoding metal ABC transporter substrate-binding protein encodes the protein MRFSRAVLALPALALVASGCSAFSDESATDDGELTVAAAFYPLQFVAERVAGEHADVVQLTQPGTEPHDLELSISETAEISEADLVVYEEGFQPAVDDAVEQNAEGVALDAASVVDLMAVEETAEEHEEHGEEEHTEDEHAEDEHAEDEHTEDEHAEDEHAEEDGHDHGDVDPHFWQDPLRVADLADAVAAELADLDSEHADDYEANAAALRADLEDLDAAFTTGLADCERDTIVVSHDAFGYLEKYDLHIAPIVGLSPDAEPTAAVLGELEDLIRTEGITTVFSEPLEPALGEGLAADLDLTEAVLDPVEGLTDATAEEDYLSLMESNLEAIRTANACQ
- a CDS encoding antibiotic biosynthesis monooxygenase, which encodes MLVVNRFRAPSDTAAAGALRDDLAAAHALLASKPGYVEGHVGRNLDEPDLWVLSTRWESVGAYRRALSAYDVKLAAVPTLSRAIDEPSAYELVEPNSVLNVAEPRVT
- a CDS encoding glycine--tRNA ligase, whose product is MAKPPASTVDTVVSLAKRRGFVYPCGEIYGGTRSAWDYGPLGVELKDNIKRQWWKSMVQAREDVVGLDSSIILPRETWVASGHVGTFTDPLTECQSCHKRFREDHLQEDYAAKKGIEDPDTVNINESVACPNCGTRGAWTEARDFQMMLKTYLGVIEDESGLHYLRPETAQGIFLNFANIVTSQRMKPPFGIAQIGKSFRNEITPGNFIFRTREFEQMEMEFFVKPGEDEEWHQYWIDERTRWYTDLGINPDNLRHFEHPKEKLSHYSTRTVDIEYRFNFAGSEWGELEGIANRTDFDLSTHSKHSGADLRYYDQAADERYTPYVIEPAAGLSRSLMTFLVDAYSEDEAPNTKGGVDKRTVLRLDPRLAPVKVAVLPLSRNADLTPKAKAVATELRANWNVDFDDSGAIGRRYRRQDEIGTPYCVTVDFETLDDHAVTVRERDTMQQERVALDQLTSYFATRLVGC